GTCTGATCCTCGTTCCAGATGACCAGGTCGACTTTGAGCCCTTTCAGCCGCCAGTAGGCGTGTGCCTGCACAAGCTGGCGGACCAGTTCGATATTGGCGATGTCCTGGATCTGGAGCAGCACGATGGGCAAATCCCCGGAAATCGCATGACTCCAGAGTCCGGACTGTCCTCGCCGGTTCTTGATGAGAATACCCGACTCGGCTCTGAGCGCCGCATTGGCATAAATGACCGATCCAGCAAGACGTCCATAGAGCTGCGCGTCTGCTTCGGATGCGTTGAGCTGCCGCAAAAGCACCTGGCCGTGTGTCCAGGCCAGGTCGAAGACCCTGTCCGCGATGCGGCGGTCCTGGTATTTTTCAACCAGGCGCAGGGTTTTTTCCCGGGTTTCGGCGATGCCGGAGATGATGTTGAGAGTTACCGATTCTTCAGGCTCAAGGACAATGCGGCCGCGGATGGAGACAATGGGGTCCAGAACGGAGCCTTCGCTGCCCGAGAGCGCGCCGGAGAAATATTCGCCCTTGCAGCTCATGGCCAGCGGCTCGGCGACGGTGTTTTCGCGCCCAAGGAATCGCATGCGGTCCGTTTCAAAGGAAATGTCGATGGGACGCACGTCGTGCACGATCATCATGTGCAGCATCCAGGGCGGCTTTTCCCCCTGGGAGCGTGGCCGTCTGGAGCAGAGGATGGCCTGCTGCCCGGGGATGATCTCGGTCTGGACAAACAGGTTGCTGAAAGCGGGGTGCAGGTCGTCGGAGGCGGAACTGGCCAGGGTCACCTCGGCGTAACTGGTCAGATCAAGGGTTCGGCGCGTTCGGGCGCGGTTGGTGATGCGCACCCGGCGCAGCTCGATATCGTCTTCGGGTGACACCGTGATCTCCGTATGGGAGTCGTAATTGTGGTCCTGCACGCGGAATTCGGCCCGCCCTTCCGAGAAGATGGCTTCATAGCGCTGCGCCTGTTTGCGCGTCGGCTGGTACGCCGTGGACCAATATTCCCGGCTGTCCAGATCACGCAGGAAACAGAATGTGCCCCAGTTGTCGCAGGTGCGGTCTTCGCGCCACCTGGTTACGCTCAGATCCTTCCAGCGGCTGTAGCCGCCACCGGCATTGGTGACCATGACGTGGTAGCGGCCGTTGGAGAGCAGCTGCACTTCCGGGGCGGGCGTGTCCGGGCGTGAGAACACGCGGATGTGCGAGCCCCCGCTGTCCGAATCCATCTGGAGTTCGGACAGTTCGGAGGTGTGCGCATAGAACGCGGTGGTTTTGGGGATGCGTTCTTGCAGGAGCAGCATGGTCGCCTGGAACAGTGGGTCGGAAGCGAATCGTTTTTGCATGGGGCGATCAAGCAGCAGATGGGCCATGGAGAGCAGGCTCATGCCCTGATGATGGGCCATGAAGGATCGGACCACGACGCTTGATTGGCCGCGCGGCAGGCGCGCGGGCGTGTAGTCGATGGCCTCGTAGAAGCCGAATCTGGTGTCGAAACCTTCGTCCGCCAGGCGGATGAGATTCCGGCATGCTTCACCCGGCGTGACCATGAGCGCCAGGGCCGAGGCGTAGGGCGCGATGACCAGATCCTCGGCCAGTCCGCGTTTGAGGCCAAGGCCAGGCACGCCAAAGGCCCGGTATTGATAGTTCTGGTGCACGTCGATGGCGTTGTACCCGCACTCCGAAATGCCCCAGGGCACGGAGCGCTTCTTGCCGTATTCGATCTGTCTGGCCACGGAGGCGTTGCAGGTTTGCTCAAGCAGGGTGGATTCGTAGGTCGGCATGACCAGCATCGGCATCAGGTATTCGAACATGGAGCCGCTCCAGGACAACAGAACCGGCTCGCCTCCGGCGGTGGTCAACAGGCGCCCCAGCGAGAACCAGCTCTCCTGCGGAATCTGTCCCTGGGCAATGGCCACGAAGGTGGCCAGCCGCGCTTCCGAGGCCAAAAGATCGTAGAAGCTGTTGTCTCGTCGACATTCAGAGACATTGTAGCCGATGGCCAGCAGATGGCTCGTTTCGTCGCACAGGAACTCGAATTCCATTTGAGCCAGCGTGCTGCATTGCAGGGCGAGGCGCTCGCAGGTCTTGATCCGCGCTTCGGCGTGTTGGCCGGCCTTGGTGACAAGGCTTTGCAGCTCTCCCCATTCGTTATAGTCCGAGGAGGCCGCCGTTTCCTGTCGCTGCACAATGTCCGGGAGGATTGACTCGGCCAGGGTCGTCAGTTCGTTTAAGGTCGGGATCCGGTCGAGAGCGGGAAGAGCCGGCAGATTTTTACGCACGATCGCAAGCTCCGCCCACGGGGCAAGGCTGGTCAGTTCCGAGAGCGCGTCGCGGCATTGTTCGGCAAAGGCGCCTGCCCACCACCGTGCGTTCGAGTCCGGGTCCGCGCCCGAGGCGCTTAAGCTGTCGATCAGGGTCGCGGCCGATGCCGCCAGCCGTTCGAGTCGTTGCCGTGAAGCCATCAGGGTGAGCGGCTCGGAGCGGGGCGCGGCGTTCACGGCGTTCAGGTCGAGCCTGAGGCCGGCAAGCGGGTCCACTGCCGTTTTCGGAGCAGATTTCAAGGCCACGGCCAGGATTTCAAGGGTGTCGCGCAAGCTCTCGAAAGTGCGGGGTTCCAGAATCTTGCGGCCTGCAAGTTCGAGCAGGCCCGGCTTCAAGGTCAACAGATGTCCGGCCAGGTTGCCGCTGTCCACGGAGGAGATGTAGTGCGGAGGCAGCGGGGCCAGGGTCTGGGTGTCGTACCAGTTGTAGAAATGCCCTCGATAGCGTTCCAGCGTGCTCATGGTGCGCAGCGTCTTCATGGTGCGGTCGAGGAACCTTCCGGCCGAGATGATCCCGAAATCGCAGGCGGAGAGGTTCGCCAGCAGCGCAAGGCCCATATTGGTCGGCGAGGTGCGGTGCGCAACCACGGGGGCGGGATGCTCCTGAAAATTGTCGGGAGGGAGCCACTGGTCTTCGGGGCCGACGAATGTTTCGAAGAAGGCCCAGGTCTTGCGGGCCGCCCTGCGCAGGAAGAGAATCTGTTCCCTGGTCAGGGCGTCCTTGCGGCGAGGGATGGCGCGGCTGATCCACCAGACTATGGCCGGGGATACAAACCAGAGCGCGAGCAGCACACTTGCCACCGGCAGCGTCTGCGGCGCCGATACGGCGAGCACGCTCGCAACGCTGATGGCCAGAAGCGGCCCGATCCACATGGCCGTAAGTGAGCCGGCGAAACCGGCGTGGTCGCTTTGTGCGTTGCATGACGGATTCCACTCCAGCAGGCCACGATGCGTGACCAGCATCCTCCAGATGGTGCGCAAAATCGCGTCCAGGCTGAAATAGGCCTCGTAGGGCAGACAGACAAGGGTGAAGGCCGCGCGCCCCAAATGTTGGAAGGTCAGACCTGCCGACGCGGCGAGGTGCTGCGCTGGGGAAACGTCATCGGGTTTTTTGAGGAGGTTTGAAAGCGAGTCCACCAGGGAAGGGATCAGAATGATGCCGAGCACCACCGTGGTCCAGAACAGGGCGGCGGGCAGAACCGTCCAGCCCAGGATCAGAAGCAGGGTCAGCGCCGTGGCGGTCAGGCTGCGTCGCAGGTTGTCGAGAATCTTCCATTGGGACAGCATGGAGATGGGGTTTTTGTAAAGCCGCCCGTCCGCGCCGGGAACCCGGGGCAGCAGCCAGCGGGCGATCTGCCAATCACCCCGGATCCAGCGATGCCTGCGGCTCACGTCCTCGCTGTAGCGGGACGGATACTGCTCATACAGTTCCACATCGCTCAAGAGTCCTGATCTGGCGTAACAGCCTTCCAGGAGGTCGTGGCTCAGAATCCGGTTGTCCGGGAAGCGGCCATCGAGCGCCTGCCTGAAGACGTCCACGTCGTAGATGCCCTTGCCGATGAACGAACCTTCGCCGAACAGGTCCTGATACACATCGGAGACGGCGTTGGTGTAGGGGTCGATGCCGACCTCGCTGGCGCACATGCGCGCATATTTCGAACGATTCGCGCCGGTCAGGCTGATCGCCACCCGTGGCTGCAGGATGCCGTAACCGGCCGTGACACGACCGCGTGCCGCGTCGTAGACGGCGCGGTTCAGCGGATGGCACATGGCGCCCACAAATTTTCGCGCCGAGTCGCGGGCCAGTTGCGTGTCGGTGTCCAGGGTGATGACGAACCTGATGTCCGTCAGGATGGACGTGTCGCCGACGATGAGCGCGAAGCGATCCGTCGCATCAGCCGAGCCCTTGCTCAGCAGGGCGTTCAAATCACCGAGTTTTCCGCGCTTGCGTTCAAAGCCCATCCACGTCTTTTCGGCGGCGTTGAATCTGCGCGGACGATGCAGCAGGAAAAAGGTGCTGCCGGCATCGCTCGGGTATTTGGCGTTCAGCGCTTCGATCATGCCGCGGGCCAGGCTGATCAGTTCTTCGTCCTCCGGCATGGTTTCCTGGGCTGCGTCGATAAGGTCCGTGAGCAGGGCAAAATGGAGGTGCCGGTCGCGATTCCCCAGAAATCGGACTTCGAGATCGTTGGCCAGTTCCTCGACGCAGCGTGCGCCAGTGAGCATTGTCGGGACCACGACCAGGGTCCGCGCCTCGGGCGGAATTCCCTTGGAAAAGTCCATGCGCGGCAGCAGGCGCGGGGTGGCCAGGAGCGTGGCCAGCCAATTCGCGAGCGACACCGCCAGGTGGCTGCAGCAGAGCACGAGGAGCAGGCAGAAAAGGCCGAGCTGCCAGCCGCTCAGTCCGTCGCCATGGGCCTTGGACGCAAGGAACGTGGTCAGCATGGCCGTCAGGAGCACGATGCCGCCGCCATAGAAGAAAAATCGGTGCCCAAGAACGCATAGCGCCGCAGCAGGCGAGCGGCGCATCTGAATTAGCCGCTCAAGCTGAGCACGTCCGTCACCGACCAGATAGAACCCGACATGGCCCTTGCGTTCTTCGCCCTGGCCCGCCGCGCCTTCCTGTGCCAGTTCCAGGGCCTTGCGCGCCACCTCGGATTCGGAATGCGGACATTTTTTTGCTATTTTTTCCACGACATGGCGATACCTGTCGCGAGTGGGAAAGTTCATCTTGGTGTAGATGGAAACGGGGTCTTGCCCGAGAATACTTTCGACCGTGCTCAAGGACTCGACAAAATCGTTCCAGTTTGTGGCGTTCAGGGAACGCAGGCTGCCGATGCTGTTGCTGATGGAGATCTGGTCGGAGGCTTGCTGCTGGTTTTCCAGGCGCACCAGTTGATCGATGGTTTGGCCGGATTCGGACAGGCGGCGTTCGATCCAGGACAGCGGGAGGGATTGCGCCGGACCCTGTCCCTGCAGACGGCGGGTGAGCTCCGCGACAAACGAGCTGGCCATGGGCGGGTCGGATCTGGCCATGTCGGCGATGGTCAGGATCAGACTTTTGGGGTCGGAGGAGGCCACCTCGGTCATCAGATTGGCCCAGTAATCGGCATTGTTGCGGTCTTTTCTGCGCACGGCGAGGCGGGCGGCGACCCGGCGCAGGTTCTCGATCAGGGCCAGACGCAGCATGATGGGGATGGCCCACAGCTC
This DNA window, taken from Desulfomicrobium sp. ZS1, encodes the following:
- a CDS encoding GH36-type glycosyl hydrolase domain-containing protein yields the protein MKTTSDIGKSSFSTLWTRLTGRGPSDTSIDEELPLRAELFSASQMEQHGKILASMHQLTAKRTHDRLLSRLAENERVLRNVHRLLTEDVKNDQRMTPAGEWLLDNFYVIEEQIRIAAKHLPKGYSRELPQLRGGHSAGLPRVYDLALEAISHGDGRVDPEYLSRFVAAYQTVTSLKLGELWAIPIMLRLALIENLRRVAARLAVRRKDRNNADYWANLMTEVASSDPKSLILTIADMARSDPPMASSFVAELTRRLQGQGPAQSLPLSWIERRLSESGQTIDQLVRLENQQQASDQISISNSIGSLRSLNATNWNDFVESLSTVESILGQDPVSIYTKMNFPTRDRYRHVVEKIAKKCPHSESEVARKALELAQEGAAGQGEERKGHVGFYLVGDGRAQLERLIQMRRSPAAALCVLGHRFFFYGGGIVLLTAMLTTFLASKAHGDGLSGWQLGLFCLLLVLCCSHLAVSLANWLATLLATPRLLPRMDFSKGIPPEARTLVVVPTMLTGARCVEELANDLEVRFLGNRDRHLHFALLTDLIDAAQETMPEDEELISLARGMIEALNAKYPSDAGSTFFLLHRPRRFNAAEKTWMGFERKRGKLGDLNALLSKGSADATDRFALIVGDTSILTDIRFVITLDTDTQLARDSARKFVGAMCHPLNRAVYDAARGRVTAGYGILQPRVAISLTGANRSKYARMCASEVGIDPYTNAVSDVYQDLFGEGSFIGKGIYDVDVFRQALDGRFPDNRILSHDLLEGCYARSGLLSDVELYEQYPSRYSEDVSRRHRWIRGDWQIARWLLPRVPGADGRLYKNPISMLSQWKILDNLRRSLTATALTLLLILGWTVLPAALFWTTVVLGIILIPSLVDSLSNLLKKPDDVSPAQHLAASAGLTFQHLGRAAFTLVCLPYEAYFSLDAILRTIWRMLVTHRGLLEWNPSCNAQSDHAGFAGSLTAMWIGPLLAISVASVLAVSAPQTLPVASVLLALWFVSPAIVWWISRAIPRRKDALTREQILFLRRAARKTWAFFETFVGPEDQWLPPDNFQEHPAPVVAHRTSPTNMGLALLANLSACDFGIISAGRFLDRTMKTLRTMSTLERYRGHFYNWYDTQTLAPLPPHYISSVDSGNLAGHLLTLKPGLLELAGRKILEPRTFESLRDTLEILAVALKSAPKTAVDPLAGLRLDLNAVNAAPRSEPLTLMASRQRLERLAASAATLIDSLSASGADPDSNARWWAGAFAEQCRDALSELTSLAPWAELAIVRKNLPALPALDRIPTLNELTTLAESILPDIVQRQETAASSDYNEWGELQSLVTKAGQHAEARIKTCERLALQCSTLAQMEFEFLCDETSHLLAIGYNVSECRRDNSFYDLLASEARLATFVAIAQGQIPQESWFSLGRLLTTAGGEPVLLSWSGSMFEYLMPMLVMPTYESTLLEQTCNASVARQIEYGKKRSVPWGISECGYNAIDVHQNYQYRAFGVPGLGLKRGLAEDLVIAPYASALALMVTPGEACRNLIRLADEGFDTRFGFYEAIDYTPARLPRGQSSVVVRSFMAHHQGMSLLSMAHLLLDRPMQKRFASDPLFQATMLLLQERIPKTTAFYAHTSELSELQMDSDSGGSHIRVFSRPDTPAPEVQLLSNGRYHVMVTNAGGGYSRWKDLSVTRWREDRTCDNWGTFCFLRDLDSREYWSTAYQPTRKQAQRYEAIFSEGRAEFRVQDHNYDSHTEITVSPEDDIELRRVRITNRARTRRTLDLTSYAEVTLASSASDDLHPAFSNLFVQTEIIPGQQAILCSRRPRSQGEKPPWMLHMMIVHDVRPIDISFETDRMRFLGRENTVAEPLAMSCKGEYFSGALSGSEGSVLDPIVSIRGRIVLEPEESVTLNIISGIAETREKTLRLVEKYQDRRIADRVFDLAWTHGQVLLRQLNASEADAQLYGRLAGSVIYANAALRAESGILIKNRRGQSGLWSHAISGDLPIVLLQIQDIANIELVRQLVQAHAYWRLKGLKVDLVIWNEDQTGYRQVLYDQIMGLVAAGVESGGTEQPGGIFVRSGNRFAEEDRILIQTVARVVISDTLGTLAQQIDGRTLTRIRIPQLVPSRTHRSEPLPLAPQPRHDLTFFNGQGGFTPDGREYVITTAQDLATPAPWVNVLANPLFGSVVSECGGSYTWSENAHEFRLTPWDNDPVSGEGGEAFYLRDEERGHYWSPTPRPCRGVTPYVTRHGFGYSVFEHTERGIRSELMVYVALDAQIKFSVLKVSNVSERSRRISATGYVEWVLGDLRPKSAFHVITEIDQHSGALLACNPYNPEFGTRTAFFDVDDVSRTITADRTEFLGRSGTLRAPAAMTRTRLSGKTGTAMDPCAAIQVGFDLEVGEEREIIFKLGVGTDAPDAQQLIQRFRGAPAARHALDKVWQHWAHTLGAIHVQTPDQALNVLANGWLLYQTLACRLWARSATYQSGGAFGFRDQLQDVMALVHARPGLVREHLLLCASRQFEEGDVQHWWHPPMGRGVRTKCSDDYLWLPLATCRYVAAIGDTGILNESVPFLRMRALSDDEESCYDLPERSDQSASLYEHCVRAIRNGLRFGVHGLPLIGSGDWNDGMNLVGEHGKGESVWLGFFLHHVLDAFATLASGQGDAPFAEECRQEAAKLSRIIEESGWDGDWYRRAYFDDGTPLGSAKNDECRIDSIAQSWSVLSGAGDPQRARTAMQSLDRHLVRREHGLVQLLDPPFDTSDLNPGYIKGYVPGVRENGGQYTHAAIWAAMAFARQGDTKRAWEIFDMINPVNHARTPEETAIYKGEPYVVAADVYGAPPHTGRGGWTWYTGSAAWMYRLIMESLLGLSLEVDRLRITPCPHPRWQEFTVHYRFRETVYHITVSQFKGKKIGTRLTLDDVEQTGQTIALVDDHQEHWVKVRMNVSGV